The Staphylothermus marinus F1 genome has a segment encoding these proteins:
- a CDS encoding winged helix-turn-helix domain-containing protein gives MSNENIENYLKALAHRVRRDIIRALAEKKHLSYTELMRITGVEDSGTFAFHLKMLRGIVEKDPKTGEYRLTEKGWKLYEALKMLSDERIEEEITWNKASKPAGIIRVSDKIEFTLTRGLAEKLCHEGKKIYVSDILMFKIEDMPEEVLECVLEGVNDVLFIDAPSNLKPLIEIRSGDIGLIGRGGGFVAGLLNGLVKSILSGISKTMSKTMSKTMNKGHEKIPVHIEVNSFSSLKALDMTIDSSSISIFNSGNKTVFEGKRSIEGFVSIDKNMDKLEVRSDTASGKLYLPLTFEEAVINIDSSNINGTLRITKNVKSFIDSSNASIKIHDLRESNISFTTDSSNANIELKYSNFIGTSYLKIKSDSSVLNLNIYVPENTRIKAVIHGSYGYINIEGEKTREYIDEDYDKSNSRIDIVVEADSSVVEINIHREK, from the coding sequence ATGAGTAACGAAAATATTGAGAATTATTTGAAAGCATTAGCACATAGAGTTAGAAGAGATATTATAAGAGCATTAGCTGAGAAGAAACATCTAAGCTATACTGAGCTAATGAGAATCACTGGTGTGGAAGATAGTGGAACATTTGCTTTTCACTTGAAAATGTTGCGTGGAATAGTAGAGAAAGATCCTAAAACGGGAGAATACCGTCTAACAGAGAAGGGATGGAAACTCTATGAAGCATTAAAAATGCTTAGCGATGAGAGAATAGAGGAGGAAATTACTTGGAATAAAGCATCTAAGCCTGCAGGAATTATCAGAGTTTCTGATAAAATAGAATTTACACTTACACGAGGATTAGCAGAGAAGCTATGCCATGAAGGTAAGAAGATATATGTTTCAGACATATTAATGTTCAAGATCGAGGATATGCCCGAAGAAGTTCTCGAATGCGTCTTAGAAGGAGTTAATGATGTATTATTTATTGATGCTCCATCAAATCTTAAACCATTAATTGAGATAAGATCAGGAGATATTGGATTAATTGGTAGAGGCGGGGGATTTGTTGCTGGCTTATTAAATGGTTTAGTTAAAAGTATATTATCAGGTATATCTAAGACCATGTCGAAGACTATGTCTAAAACAATGAATAAAGGTCATGAGAAAATACCTGTACATATAGAAGTAAATAGTTTTAGTAGTCTAAAAGCATTGGATATGACTATAGATTCGTCAAGCATATCAATATTCAATAGCGGCAACAAAACTGTTTTTGAAGGTAAGAGAAGCATTGAAGGTTTCGTATCAATAGATAAGAATATGGATAAATTAGAGGTACGAAGCGATACTGCTTCAGGTAAATTATATCTTCCATTAACTTTCGAAGAAGCAGTGATCAATATAGATTCCTCTAATATCAATGGAACACTAAGAATCACTAAAAACGTTAAATCATTCATAGATTCCTCTAATGCTTCAATAAAAATACATGATCTGAGAGAATCAAACATCTCCTTCACAACCGATTCCTCAAATGCAAACATAGAATTAAAATACAGCAACTTTATTGGAACATCATATTTGAAAATTAAATCAGATTCATCAGTACTAAACCTCAACATATATGTTCCTGAAAATACTAGGATCAAGGCAGTTATTCATGGAAGCTATGGATATATTAATATCGAAGGCGAGAAGACTAGAGAATATATTGATGAGGACTATGATAAATCAAATTCCAGAATAGACATAGTAGTTGAAGCTGATTCAAGTGTTGTCGAAATAAACATTCATAGAGAAAAGTAG
- a CDS encoding Nre family DNA repair protein translates to MSGRSPWLRIDPKLCAVCRGRGWCGLSYCPLLARRMATYKLRRVVGSRELFGSSPPSVFVGRHGYPYVNIGPSIPPETGDTSIYDLPEKWLGLKLEKILDYRWSLITGSRKHRVNDLSDSFIEKIHEIILSIKPVDVEVYLEKPPKPLIIFSEYEPPQGPRAPVKNVRVVSNPKIPRIIDRVYQDKDLKATNAIIELYRHNIPVTIIQRIFSVGALGVQRKRRLVPTRWSITAVDDTISKYLIEKIKEYDEITEIEVYVRKYYDNLFIAILYPGKWSFEWMEAWWPGSTWNPSEREVVVEGDYEGFKGRTTYPEIGGCYYATRLAIAEHLYKRRKQAIAIVLREIYPGFNIPIGVWFVRENIRAMMRSKPVLKTNNIKEVLEFIDKETKLGAEKWINSSRLLKRILYIETIDKYLYHRISD, encoded by the coding sequence ATGAGTGGGAGGAGTCCTTGGTTAAGAATAGATCCGAAGCTTTGTGCTGTTTGTCGTGGTAGGGGATGGTGTGGTCTAAGTTATTGTCCATTACTAGCTAGGCGTATGGCTACTTATAAGTTGAGGAGAGTTGTTGGATCAAGGGAATTATTTGGAAGCAGTCCCCCCTCGGTATTTGTTGGTAGGCATGGTTATCCATATGTAAATATTGGACCCTCTATTCCTCCAGAAACAGGTGATACAAGCATCTATGATTTACCAGAGAAATGGTTGGGATTAAAACTAGAGAAGATACTGGATTATCGCTGGAGCTTAATAACTGGTTCTAGAAAACATAGAGTAAATGACTTATCAGATTCATTCATCGAGAAAATACATGAGATAATATTATCTATTAAACCAGTAGATGTAGAGGTTTATTTAGAGAAGCCCCCGAAACCATTAATTATTTTCAGCGAATACGAGCCCCCACAGGGTCCTAGAGCACCTGTTAAAAATGTTAGAGTTGTTAGTAATCCAAAAATACCAAGGATTATTGATAGGGTTTATCAAGACAAGGACTTAAAAGCTACAAATGCGATCATTGAGCTTTATAGGCATAATATACCAGTCACTATTATTCAGAGAATATTTAGTGTTGGAGCTTTAGGTGTTCAGCGTAAAAGAAGACTTGTACCTACAAGGTGGAGTATTACTGCTGTAGATGATACTATATCTAAGTATTTAATTGAGAAAATAAAAGAATACGATGAGATCACGGAGATCGAGGTATATGTGAGAAAATACTATGATAACTTATTCATAGCAATACTTTATCCTGGAAAATGGAGCTTTGAATGGATGGAGGCTTGGTGGCCTGGGTCAACTTGGAATCCTAGCGAGAGAGAAGTAGTAGTTGAGGGAGACTATGAAGGATTCAAGGGTAGGACAACGTATCCTGAAATAGGAGGATGCTATTATGCTACAAGACTAGCCATAGCAGAACACCTGTATAAGAGGAGAAAACAAGCAATAGCAATTGTGCTACGAGAAATTTATCCAGGATTCAATATACCTATCGGTGTATGGTTTGTCAGAGAAAACATTAGAGCAATGATGAGAAGCAAACCAGTTCTCAAAACTAACAATATAAAGGAAGTATTAGAGTTTATCGATAAAGAAACAAAGCTAGGAGCTGAGAAATGGATAAATTCATCTAGGCTCTTGAAAAGAATACTCTACATTGAAACAATAGATAAATACTTGTATCATAGAATAAGTGATTGA
- a CDS encoding ferredoxin — protein sequence MGYVKVIVDRDTCIGCGVAPATCPEVFVLGEDNGKNRVVEKYTEKIDDHISIGKVPEDLLECVKSAVDACPVSAISYEIEK from the coding sequence ATGGGCTATGTTAAAGTAATAGTTGATCGAGACACATGTATAGGATGCGGAGTAGCACCAGCTACATGTCCCGAAGTATTCGTTCTAGGAGAAGATAATGGTAAGAACAGGGTTGTAGAAAAATATACGGAGAAAATAGACGATCACATATCTATAGGTAAAGTTCCAGAGGATTTGTTGGAATGTGTTAAATCAGCAGTAGATGCCTGTCCAGTATCTGCAATCAGCTATGAAATCGAGAAATAA
- a CDS encoding SPL family radical SAM protein — MKIIFINVKKALSRSGLPDLDYALNPYMGCYHGCIYCYARLYTWIKEIRENWGEIIAVKKNLINVLEKEIKYLRRGIVGVGTITDPYQPVEAIYRLTRKSIELLLSHGFHISIQTKNTLILRDIDLLTKHKHSVDVGFTITSLNDKKSRIYEPKASPPSMRAYALKQLSSKGIDTWIFYGPVIPGYNDDLDTRIKIIELARETGSKILIDRIHIKKFMYNRSHPLHKILFIARNYPWKRFIYETMKLCRKYNVDCIPGFAEPSKNKTTLDSFIQ, encoded by the coding sequence ATGAAGATAATTTTCATCAATGTAAAGAAAGCCCTAAGTAGAAGCGGTTTACCAGATCTAGACTATGCTTTGAATCCTTACATGGGTTGTTATCATGGATGCATATATTGTTATGCTAGACTATATACTTGGATCAAGGAGATCAGGGAGAATTGGGGAGAAATAATTGCTGTCAAGAAAAACTTAATCAATGTTCTCGAGAAGGAGATTAAATATCTTCGAAGAGGTATTGTAGGGGTTGGAACGATAACTGATCCATACCAGCCTGTTGAAGCAATATATAGGTTAACAAGGAAGTCAATAGAACTTCTCCTAAGTCATGGATTCCATATAAGTATTCAGACAAAAAACACTCTTATTCTAAGAGACATTGATTTATTAACGAAACATAAGCATAGTGTTGATGTTGGTTTTACAATTACTTCTCTAAATGATAAAAAATCTAGAATATATGAGCCTAAAGCATCCCCACCATCTATGCGGGCATATGCTTTAAAACAATTATCTTCTAAAGGCATTGATACATGGATATTTTATGGACCAGTAATACCAGGCTATAACGATGATCTAGATACAAGGATTAAAATAATAGAGTTAGCAAGGGAAACAGGGAGCAAGATATTGATAGACCGTATTCATATTAAGAAATTCATGTATAATAGAAGCCACCCCCTTCATAAAATATTATTTATAGCTAGGAATTATCCATGGAAGAGATTCATTTACGAAACAATGAAGCTATGCAGAAAATACAATGTAGATTGCATACCCGGCTTTGCAGAACCATCTAAAAACAAGACAACATTAG